The Camelina sativa cultivar DH55 chromosome 14, Cs, whole genome shotgun sequence genome includes a window with the following:
- the LOC104741392 gene encoding probable CCR4-associated factor 1 homolog 5, giving the protein MLTVHYWLFSSPKNNKTKQLLWKPLKDKIREMKQSRGGEVWRWNKEVEMDAISDCLRKSCFIAVDTEFPGCLLETPVDASEETRYRDMRYNVGNTNLIQLGFTLLDGNGDTRGTWEVNFSDFDESVDAYNDKSIAFLRSNGLNLDKIREEGIGIDEFFGEFAQILKSKRMSWVTFQGSYDKAYLVKGLTGGEPLPKTSQGFEVAVETLLGDVFDVKNIAELCSGISSHYGLQKIADALQMRRVGIAHHAGSDSELTARIFTKMACGLHDYEKRKQQYQDQLMMATSYVPQLPPMEYDAYPSFGGYFSGAGQGMN; this is encoded by the coding sequence ATGCTCACTGTTCATTATTGGCTTTTCTCGTCCccgaaaaataataaaacaaaacagttgCTCTGGAAACCCTTAAAAGATAAAATCAGAGAGATGAAGCAAAGTCGTGGTGGTGAAGTTTGGAGATGGAACAAGGAAGTAGAGATGGATGCCATAAGCGATTGTTTGAGAAAGAGTTGTTTCATCGCTGTAGATACAGAGTTTCCGGGATGCTTGTTGGAGACTCCTGTAGACGCGAGCGAGGAAACCCGGTACAGAGACATGAGATATAACGTCGGCAATACCAATCTGATTCAATTAGGGTTTACGTTGTTGGACGGTAACGGAGATACCCGTGGAACATGGGAAGTTAATTTCTCTGATTTCGACGAATCAGTTGACGCTTACAACGACAAATCTATCGCGTTTCTGAGAAGTAATGGTCTCAATCTTGACAAGATACGTGAGGAAGGAATCGGGATTGACGAGTTCTTCGGGGAGTTTGCTCAGATTCTTAAGTCGAAAAGGATGAGTTGGGTTACTTTTCAAGGCTCATACGACAAGGCTTATCTAGTTAAAGGCTTAACGGGAGGAGAACCGTTGCCTAAGACTTCACAAGGTTTTGAGGTGGCTGTGGAGACCCTTCTGGGAGACGTTTTTGACGTCAAGAATATAGCCGAGTTATGCAGCGGGATAAGTAGCCATTACGGACTACAGAAGATAGCAGATGCGTTACAGATGAGGCGTGTCGGAATAGCTCATCACGCTGGTTCTGACAGCGAACTCACGGCTCGTATCTTCACCAAGATGGCTTGCGGTTTGCATGATTACGAAAAGAGAAAGCAGCAATACCAAGATCAGCTTATGATGGCTACAAGTTATGTACCACAGCTGCCACCCATGGAGTATGATGCTTACCCATCTTTTGGTGGTTACTTCAGTGGTGCCGGCCAAGGAATGAACTAA
- the LOC104741393 gene encoding probable pre-mRNA-splicing factor ATP-dependent RNA helicase DEAH4 isoform X1, which translates to MANLPILQFEEKIVEVVEKNPVVVVIGETGSGKSTQLSQILHRHGYTKSGVIAITQPRRVAAVSVARRVAQELDVPLGEDVGYAIRFEDRTSSKTRIKYLTDGVLLRESLSNPMLDDYSVIILDEAHERSLNTDILLGLMKRLVRIRGSNFKVLITSATLDGEKVSEFFSGCPVLNVPGKLYPVEILYSKERPVSYIESSLKVAIDIHAREPEGDILIFMTGQDDIEKLVSKLEEKVRSLAEGSCMDAIIYPLHGSLPPEMQVRVFSPPPPNCRRFIVATNIAETSLTVDGVVYVIDSGYVKQRQYNPSSGMYSLDVIQISKVQANQRAGRAGRTRPGKCYRLYPLAVYRDDFLDATIPEIQRTSLAGSVLYLKSLDLPDIDILKFDFLDAPSSESLEDALKQLYFIDAIDANGAITSIGRTMSELPLEPSMSRTLIEANESGCLSQALTVVAMLSAETTLLPARSKPSEKKRKHDDSNLPDGSGYGDHIQLLQIFESWDRNNYDPVWCKENGMQMRGMVFVKDVRRQLCQIMQKISKDRLEVGAHGRKSSRGDDYRKLRKALCVGNANQVAERMLRHNGYRTLNFSSQLVQVHPSSVLTADRDGMLPNYVVFHELISTTRPFMRNVCVVEMSWVAPIKRKIEKLNVRKLSGGPASSVKEPEKKMELSKDDAETPAVIENVESRIEAARERFLARKGQK; encoded by the exons ATGGCGAATCTTCCGATTCTTCAGTTTGAAGAGAAGATCGTGGAAGTAGTGGAGAAGAATCCAGTGGTAGTTGTAATCGGAGAAACCGGTTCTGGGAAAAGTACTCAGCTCTCTCAGATACTTCATCGGCATGGTTACACAAAGTCCGGCGTCATCGCCATTACTCAACCCCGACGTGTGGCTGCCGTTTCTGTTGCCAG GCGAGTTGCGCAGGAGCTTGATGTACCTCTTGGAGAAGATGTTGGCTATGCTATACGTTTCGAGGACAGAACTTCGAGCAAAACACGGATTAA ATACCTCACAGATGGAGTTCTACTTCGTGAGAGTCTTTCAAATCCAATGCTTGATGATTATTCCGTAATCATATTGGATGAGGCTCATGAGAGAAGTTTAAACAC GGATATTCTTTTGGGTCTCATGAAACGGTTGGTTAGAATCCGCGGGTCCAACTTTAAAGTTCTTATAACCTCTGCAACACTTGACGGTGAAAAGGTTTCTGAATTCTTTTCGGGCTGCCCTGTGTTGAATGTTCCTGGGAA ATTATATCCCGTGGAAATATTATACAGCAAAGAGCGTCCTGTCAGTTATATTGAGTCATCTCTGAAAGTAGCAATTG ATATACATGCTCGTGAGCCAGAAGGTGATATCTTAATCTTTATGACTGGACAG GATGATATAGAAAAGTTAGTATCAAAGCTAGAGGAAAAAGTACGAAGCTTGGCTGAAGGATCCTGTATGGATGCTATCATTTATCCTCTTCACGGTTCTTTACCACCTGAAATGCAG GTTCGTGTATTTAGTCCTCCTCCTCCAAACTGCCGCAGATTTATTGTTGCTACAAATATTGCTGAAACTTCTCTTACTGTGGATGGGGTTGT GTATGTAATAGATTCCGGGTATGTGAAGCAAAGACAATATAACCCATCAAGCGGAATGTATTCTCTTGATGTTATTCAAATTAGCAA AGTTCAAGCTAACCAACGTGCAGGACGTGCTGGCAGAACAAGACCTGGGAAATGTTATCGTTTATACCCATTGGCAGTCTACCGAGATGACTTCCTTGATGCAACAATTCCTGAAATACAACGAACTTCTCTTGCTGGGAGTGTTCTATACTTGAAATCGTTGGATCTTCCTGATATTGACATTCTCAAGTTCGATTTTCTTGATGCTCCTTCAT CTGAGTCATTAGAAGATGCATTGAAGCAATTGTATTTCATTGATGCAATTGATGCGAATGGAGCAATAACAAGTATTGGACGGACAATGTCTG AGCTTCCACTAGAACCATCAATGTCAAGAACATTGATAGAAGCGAATGAAAGCGGTTGCTTATCACAAGCTCTAACAGTCGTTGCTATGCTGTCAGCAGAGACTACACTACTTCCGGCTAGGAG TAAACCCAGtgaaaagaagaggaagcatGATGATTCTAATCTTCCTGATGGATCCGGATATGGTGATCACATTCAACTGCTACAGATTTTCGAGTCTTGGGACCGTAATAATTATGATCCTGTATGGTGCAAAGAAAATGGCATGCAG ATGCGAGGGATGGTGTTTGTCAAAGATGTTAGAAGACAATTGTGTCAGATTATGCAGAAAATATCCAAAG ATCGATTGGAAGTTGGGGCACATGGAAGGAAGAGTTCACGCGGAGACGACTACAGGAAGTTGAGGAAAGCTCTATGCGTTGGTAATGCAAACCAAGTTGCTGAGAGGATGCTTCGTCACAATGGATACCGGACTCTTAATTTCTCGTCCCAGCTAGTCCAG GTGCATCCATCATCTGTGTTGACTGCCGACAGGGACGGAATGTTGCCTAACTACGTAGTGTTCCATGAGCTGATTTCCACCACACGGCCGTTCATGCGGAATGTTTGTGTAGTAGAAATGTCATGGGTGGCTCCCATCAAAAGAAAGATCGAGAAATTAAATGTCAGAAAATTgag CGGTGGACCGGCTTCTTCTGTCAAAGAAcctgagaagaagatggagttgTCTAAGGACGATGCAGAAACACCTGCAGTTATTGAGAATGTGGAGAGTCGGATTGAAGCAGCCAGAGAACGGTTTCTTGCTCGTAAAGGACAGAAATAA
- the LOC104741393 gene encoding probable pre-mRNA-splicing factor ATP-dependent RNA helicase DEAH4 isoform X2: MANLPILQFEEKIVEVVEKNPVVVVIGETGSGKSTQLSQILHRHGYTKSGVIAITQPRRVAAVSVARRVAQELDVPLGEDVGYAIRFEDRTSSKTRIKYLTDGVLLRESLSNPMLDDYSVIILDEAHERSLNTDILLGLMKRLVRIRGSNFKVLITSATLDGEKVSEFFSGCPVLNVPGKLYPVEILYSKERPVSYIESSLKVAIDIHAREPEGDILIFMTGQDDIEKLVSKLEEKVRSLAEGSCMDAIIYPLHGSLPPEMQVRVFSPPPPNCRRFIVATNIAETSLTVDGVVYVIDSGYVKQRQYNPSSGMYSLDVIQISKVQANQRAGRAGRTRPGKCYRLYPLAVYRDDFLDATIPEIQRTSLAGSVLYLKSLDLPDIDILKFDFLDAPSSESLEDALKQLYFIDAIDANGAITSIGRTMSELPLEPSMSRTLIEANESGCLSQALTVVAMLSAETTLLPARSKPSEKKRKHDDSNLPDGSGYGDHIQLLQIFESWDRNNYDPVWCKENGMQMRGMVFVKDVRRQLCQIMQKISKDRLEVGAHGRKSSRGDDYRKLRKALCVGNANQVAERMLRHNGYRTLNFSSQLVQVHPSSVLTADRDGMLPNYVVFHELISTTRPFMRNVCVVEMSWVAPIKRKIEKLNVRKLSGGPASSVKEPEKKMELSKDDAETPAVIENVESRIEAARERFLARKGQK, encoded by the exons ATGGCGAATCTTCCGATTCTTCAGTTTGAAGAGAAGATCGTGGAAGTAGTGGAGAAGAATCCAGTGGTAGTTGTAATCGGAGAAACCGGTTCTGGGAAAAGTACTCAGCTCTCTCAGATACTTCATCGGCATGGTTACACAAAGTCCGGCGTCATCGCCATTACTCAACCCCGACGTGTGGCTGCCGTTTCTGTTGCCAG GCGAGTTGCGCAGGAGCTTGATGTACCTCTTGGAGAAGATGTTGGCTATGCTATACGTTTCGAGGACAGAACTTCGAGCAAAACACGGATTAA ATACCTCACAGATGGAGTTCTACTTCGTGAGAGTCTTTCAAATCCAATGCTTGATGATTATTCCGTAATCATATTGGATGAGGCTCATGAGAGAAGTTTAAACAC GGATATTCTTTTGGGTCTCATGAAACGGTTGGTTAGAATCCGCGGGTCCAACTTTAAAGTTCTTATAACCTCTGCAACACTTGACGGTGAAAAGGTTTCTGAATTCTTTTCGGGCTGCCCTGTGTTGAATGTTCCTGGGAAATTATATCCCGTGGAAATATTATACAGCAAAGAGCGTCCTGTCAGTTATATTGAGTCATCTCTGAAAGTAGCAATTG ATATACATGCTCGTGAGCCAGAAGGTGATATCTTAATCTTTATGACTGGACAG GATGATATAGAAAAGTTAGTATCAAAGCTAGAGGAAAAAGTACGAAGCTTGGCTGAAGGATCCTGTATGGATGCTATCATTTATCCTCTTCACGGTTCTTTACCACCTGAAATGCAG GTTCGTGTATTTAGTCCTCCTCCTCCAAACTGCCGCAGATTTATTGTTGCTACAAATATTGCTGAAACTTCTCTTACTGTGGATGGGGTTGT GTATGTAATAGATTCCGGGTATGTGAAGCAAAGACAATATAACCCATCAAGCGGAATGTATTCTCTTGATGTTATTCAAATTAGCAA AGTTCAAGCTAACCAACGTGCAGGACGTGCTGGCAGAACAAGACCTGGGAAATGTTATCGTTTATACCCATTGGCAGTCTACCGAGATGACTTCCTTGATGCAACAATTCCTGAAATACAACGAACTTCTCTTGCTGGGAGTGTTCTATACTTGAAATCGTTGGATCTTCCTGATATTGACATTCTCAAGTTCGATTTTCTTGATGCTCCTTCAT CTGAGTCATTAGAAGATGCATTGAAGCAATTGTATTTCATTGATGCAATTGATGCGAATGGAGCAATAACAAGTATTGGACGGACAATGTCTG AGCTTCCACTAGAACCATCAATGTCAAGAACATTGATAGAAGCGAATGAAAGCGGTTGCTTATCACAAGCTCTAACAGTCGTTGCTATGCTGTCAGCAGAGACTACACTACTTCCGGCTAGGAG TAAACCCAGtgaaaagaagaggaagcatGATGATTCTAATCTTCCTGATGGATCCGGATATGGTGATCACATTCAACTGCTACAGATTTTCGAGTCTTGGGACCGTAATAATTATGATCCTGTATGGTGCAAAGAAAATGGCATGCAG ATGCGAGGGATGGTGTTTGTCAAAGATGTTAGAAGACAATTGTGTCAGATTATGCAGAAAATATCCAAAG ATCGATTGGAAGTTGGGGCACATGGAAGGAAGAGTTCACGCGGAGACGACTACAGGAAGTTGAGGAAAGCTCTATGCGTTGGTAATGCAAACCAAGTTGCTGAGAGGATGCTTCGTCACAATGGATACCGGACTCTTAATTTCTCGTCCCAGCTAGTCCAG GTGCATCCATCATCTGTGTTGACTGCCGACAGGGACGGAATGTTGCCTAACTACGTAGTGTTCCATGAGCTGATTTCCACCACACGGCCGTTCATGCGGAATGTTTGTGTAGTAGAAATGTCATGGGTGGCTCCCATCAAAAGAAAGATCGAGAAATTAAATGTCAGAAAATTgag CGGTGGACCGGCTTCTTCTGTCAAAGAAcctgagaagaagatggagttgTCTAAGGACGATGCAGAAACACCTGCAGTTATTGAGAATGTGGAGAGTCGGATTGAAGCAGCCAGAGAACGGTTTCTTGCTCGTAAAGGACAGAAATAA
- the LOC104741395 gene encoding U-box domain-containing protein 45 isoform X1, whose protein sequence is MDVNEVEENFFAPGDAKLHGEMCNALSVIYCKIISIFPSLEAARPRSKSGIQALCSLHVVLEKVKNILRHCTESSKLYLAITGDSVVLKFEKAKSSLIDSLRRVEDIVQESIGAQLLEILMELENTEFSLDPSEKEIGDQIIGLLQQGGNFESSSDNNELEVFHQAATRLGITSSRAALTERRCLKKLIERARMEDDKRKESIVAYLLHLMRKYSKLFRSEIWDDNESQGSSSLPCSPTIQGSLDDAHGRAFDRQLSKLSSFNFRSCNNQRKSVQMFVPPEELRCPISLQLMYDPVIIASGQTYERICIEKWFSDGHNTCPKTHQQLSHLCLTPNYCVKALISSWCEQNGVQVPDGPPESLDLNYWRLALSVSESTDTRSAKGVGSCKLKDMKVVPLEESGTIKEEACESEYQEDQVTLVERCTELLTTLSAVDTLRKKGRVVEQIRVLLKDDEEARFLMGENGCVEALLQFLGSALSENNASAQKVGAMALFNLAVDNNRNKELMLVSGMIPLLEEMLCNPHSHGPVTALYLNLSCLEEAKPLIGSSLAVPFLVNLLWTETEVQCKVDALHSLFHLSTYPPNIPCLLSADIVNALQSLTVSDEQRWTEKSLAVLLNLVLNEAGKDEMVSVPGLVSNLCTILDTGESNEQEQAVSLLLILCNHSEICSQMVLQEGVIPSLVSISVNGTQRGRERAQKLLTLFRELRQRDQTHLTEPQQTEVTSPEGGFSVAAAAVTESKPQCKSASRKKMGRAFSFLWKSKSFSVYQC, encoded by the exons ATGGATGTTAATGAGGTTGAAGAAAATTTCTTTGCTCCTGGTGATGCCAAG CTACACGGAGAAATGTGCAATGCTCTTTCAGTGATCTACTGCAAGATCATCTCTATATTCCCCTCGCTTGAAGCTGCTCGGCCGAGAAGCAAATCTGGGATTCAAGCTTTATGTTCGCTTCACGTCGTTTTAGAAAAAGTGAAGAACATTCTACGTCATTGCACTGAATCTAGTAAACTTTAtttg GCTATTACAGGGGATTCAGTAGTTTTGAAATTTGAGAAGGCGAAATCTTCTCTTATAGATAGCCTTAGGCGTGTTGAAGATATAGTCCAAGAGTCTATTGGAGCTCAG CTTCTGGAGATTTTGATGGAATTAGAGAACACTGAGTTTTCACTTGATCCATCAGAGAAGGAAATTGGCGACCAAATCATTGGATTGCTGCAACAAGGT GGCAATTTTGAGAGCTCATCTGATAATAATGAACTTGAGGTTTTCCATCAAGCTGCTACTAGACTAGGTATCACTTCTTCAAGAGCAGCTCTCACAGAGCGAAGATGTCTCAAGAAACTCATTGAGAGGGCTCGAATGGAGGATGACAAGAGGAAAGAATCAATTGTGGCTTATCTATTACATCTCATGAGGAAATACTCAAAACTATTCAGAAGTGAGATCTGGGATGACAATGAATCACAGGGTAGTAGTTCATTGCCTTGTTCACCGACTATTCAGGGTTCTCTTGACGATGCTCACGGTCGTGCTTTTGACCGGCAGCTGTCAAAACTGAGTTCCTTCAATTTCAGATCCTGCAATAACCAGAGGAAATCTGTGCAGATGTTTGTTCCGCCAGAAGAATTGAGGTGTCCGATATCTTTGCAGCTTATGTACGACCCTGTAATCATCGCGTCTGGACAAACTTATGAGAGAATCTGTATCGAGAAATGGTTTAGCGATGGACACAACACATGTCCCAAAACTCACCAGCAGCTCTCTCATCTATGCTTGACTCCTAATTACTGTGTCAAAGCTCTCATTTCTAGCTGGTGTGAACAGAACGGCGTTCAGGTCCCTGATGGACCCCCTGAGTCTCTAGACCTTAACTATTGGAGGCTGGCGCTGTCTGTGTCCGAGTCCACCGACACGCGATCAGCAAAAGGTGTTGGTTCTTGTAAGTTGAAAGATATGAAGGTGGTTCCTTTGGAAGAGAGTGGAACCATTAAAGAGGAAGCTTGTGAATCAGAATACCAGGAAGATCAAGTTACTCTTGTTGAAAGATGTACGGAATTGCTGACCACTTTGAGTGCAGTGGATACCTTAAGGAAGAAAGGTCGAGTTGTTGAGCAAATAAGGGTATTGCTAAAAGATGACGAGGAGGCCAGATTTCTCATGGGGGAAAATGGGTGTGTTGAAGCATTGCTTCAGTTTCTAGGATCAGCTCTCAGTGAAAATAACGCTTCTGCTCAGAAAGTTGGAGCCATGGCTCTTTTTAACTTGGCTGTGGACAACAACAG GAATAAGGAGTTGATGCTGGTATCAGGAATGATTCCTCTGCTAGAGGAAATGCTCTGTAATCCACATTCACACGGTCCAGTGACCGCACTTTATCTGAACCTCTCGTGTCTTGAAGAAGCGAAGCCCTTAATAGGTTCAAGTCTGGCAGTTCCTTTCTTGGTAAATCTTCTTTGGACTGAGACTGAAGTCCAGTGCAAAGTCGATGCCCTTCACTCCCTTTTTCACCTATCCACCTACCCTCCCAATATCCCATGCCTTCTATCTGCTGACATTGTAAACGCGCTTCAATCACTCACCGTCAGTGATGAGCAACGATGGACAGAAAAGTCCTTAGCTGTTCTATTAAACTTGGTTTTGAATGAGGCAGGAAAAGACGAGATGGTTTCAGTACCTGGTCTTGTAAGCAATCTCTGCACCATTCTTGACACGGGTGAATCAAATGAACAAGAACAAGCTGTGTCTTTGCTTCTGATATTATGCAATCACAGTGAGATCTGTAGCCAGATGGTATTACAAGAAGGAGTGATACCTTCTTTGGTATCTATTTCTGTAAACGGGACTCAACGAGGAAGGGAAAGAGCACAGAAGCTACTGACACTATTCAGGGAACTGAGGCAAAGGGATCAAACCCATCTCACAGAACCGCAGCAAACAGAAGTCACAAGCCCCGAGGGTGGATTCTCTGTCGCTGCAGCCGCTGTAACAGAGTCAAAACCGCAGTGTAAATCAGCATCGAgaaagaaaatgggaagagctTTCAGTTTTCTATGGAAAAGCAAGAGCTTCTCAGTTTACCAGTGTTGA
- the LOC104741395 gene encoding U-box domain-containing protein 45 isoform X2: MDVNEVEENFFAPGDAKLHGEMCNALSVIYCKIISIFPSLEAARPRSKSGIQALCSLHVVLEKVKNILRHCTESSKLYLAITGDSVVLKFEKAKSSLIDSLRRVEDIVQESIGAQLLEILMELENTEFSLDPSEKEIGDQIIGLLQQGGNFESSSDNNELEVFHQAATRLGITSSRAALTERRCLKKLIERARMEDDKRKESIVAYLLHLMRKYSKLFRSEIWDDNESQGSSSLPCSPTIQGSLDDAHGRAFDRQLSKLSSFNFRSCNNQRKSVQMFVPPEELRCPISLQLMYDPVIIASGQTYERICIEKWFSDGHNTCPKTHQQLSHLCLTPNYCVKALISSWCEQNGVQVPDGPPESLDLNYWRLALSVSESTDTRSAKGVGSCKLKDMKVVPLEESGTIKEEACESEYQEDQVTLVERCTELLTTLSAVDTLRKKGRVVEQIRVLLKDDEEARFLMGENGCVEALLQFLGSALSENNASAQKVGAMALFNLAVDNNRNKELMLVSGMIPLLEEMLCNPHSHGPVTALYLNLSCLEEAKPLIGSSLAVPFLVNLLWTETEVQCKVDALHSLFHLSTYPPNIPCLLSADIVNALQSLTVSDEQRWTEKSLAVLLNLVLNEAGKDEMVSVPGLVSNLCTILDTGESNEQEQAVSLLLILCNHSEICSQMVLQEGVIPSLVSISVNGTQRGRERAQKLLTLFRELRQRDQTHLTEPQQTEVTSPEGGFSVAAAAVTESKPQCKSASRKKMGRAFSFLWKSKSFSVYQC; the protein is encoded by the exons ATGGATGTTAATGAGGTTGAAGAAAATTTCTTTGCTCCTGGTGATGCCAAG CTACACGGAGAAATGTGCAATGCTCTTTCAGTGATCTACTGCAAGATCATCTCTATATTCCCCTCGCTTGAAGCTGCTCGGCCGAGAAGCAAATCTGGGATTCAAGCTTTATGTTCGCTTCACGTCGTTTTAGAAAAAGTGAAGAACATTCTACGTCATTGCACTGAATCTAGTAAACTTTAtttg GCTATTACAGGGGATTCAGTAGTTTTGAAATTTGAGAAGGCGAAATCTTCTCTTATAGATAGCCTTAGGCGTGTTGAAGATATAGTCCAAGAGTCTATTGGAGCTCAG CTTCTGGAGATTTTGATGGAATTAGAGAACACTGAGTTTTCACTTGATCCATCAGAGAAGGAAATTGGCGACCAAATCATTGGATTGCTGCAACAAGGTGGCAATTTTGAGAGCTCATCTGATAATAATGAACTTGAG GTTTTCCATCAAGCTGCTACTAGACTAGGTATCACTTCTTCAAGAGCAGCTCTCACAGAGCGAAGATGTCTCAAGAAACTCATTGAGAGGGCTCGAATGGAGGATGACAAGAGGAAAGAATCAATTGTGGCTTATCTATTACATCTCATGAGGAAATACTCAAAACTATTCAGAAGTGAGATCTGGGATGACAATGAATCACAGGGTAGTAGTTCATTGCCTTGTTCACCGACTATTCAGGGTTCTCTTGACGATGCTCACGGTCGTGCTTTTGACCGGCAGCTGTCAAAACTGAGTTCCTTCAATTTCAGATCCTGCAATAACCAGAGGAAATCTGTGCAGATGTTTGTTCCGCCAGAAGAATTGAGGTGTCCGATATCTTTGCAGCTTATGTACGACCCTGTAATCATCGCGTCTGGACAAACTTATGAGAGAATCTGTATCGAGAAATGGTTTAGCGATGGACACAACACATGTCCCAAAACTCACCAGCAGCTCTCTCATCTATGCTTGACTCCTAATTACTGTGTCAAAGCTCTCATTTCTAGCTGGTGTGAACAGAACGGCGTTCAGGTCCCTGATGGACCCCCTGAGTCTCTAGACCTTAACTATTGGAGGCTGGCGCTGTCTGTGTCCGAGTCCACCGACACGCGATCAGCAAAAGGTGTTGGTTCTTGTAAGTTGAAAGATATGAAGGTGGTTCCTTTGGAAGAGAGTGGAACCATTAAAGAGGAAGCTTGTGAATCAGAATACCAGGAAGATCAAGTTACTCTTGTTGAAAGATGTACGGAATTGCTGACCACTTTGAGTGCAGTGGATACCTTAAGGAAGAAAGGTCGAGTTGTTGAGCAAATAAGGGTATTGCTAAAAGATGACGAGGAGGCCAGATTTCTCATGGGGGAAAATGGGTGTGTTGAAGCATTGCTTCAGTTTCTAGGATCAGCTCTCAGTGAAAATAACGCTTCTGCTCAGAAAGTTGGAGCCATGGCTCTTTTTAACTTGGCTGTGGACAACAACAG GAATAAGGAGTTGATGCTGGTATCAGGAATGATTCCTCTGCTAGAGGAAATGCTCTGTAATCCACATTCACACGGTCCAGTGACCGCACTTTATCTGAACCTCTCGTGTCTTGAAGAAGCGAAGCCCTTAATAGGTTCAAGTCTGGCAGTTCCTTTCTTGGTAAATCTTCTTTGGACTGAGACTGAAGTCCAGTGCAAAGTCGATGCCCTTCACTCCCTTTTTCACCTATCCACCTACCCTCCCAATATCCCATGCCTTCTATCTGCTGACATTGTAAACGCGCTTCAATCACTCACCGTCAGTGATGAGCAACGATGGACAGAAAAGTCCTTAGCTGTTCTATTAAACTTGGTTTTGAATGAGGCAGGAAAAGACGAGATGGTTTCAGTACCTGGTCTTGTAAGCAATCTCTGCACCATTCTTGACACGGGTGAATCAAATGAACAAGAACAAGCTGTGTCTTTGCTTCTGATATTATGCAATCACAGTGAGATCTGTAGCCAGATGGTATTACAAGAAGGAGTGATACCTTCTTTGGTATCTATTTCTGTAAACGGGACTCAACGAGGAAGGGAAAGAGCACAGAAGCTACTGACACTATTCAGGGAACTGAGGCAAAGGGATCAAACCCATCTCACAGAACCGCAGCAAACAGAAGTCACAAGCCCCGAGGGTGGATTCTCTGTCGCTGCAGCCGCTGTAACAGAGTCAAAACCGCAGTGTAAATCAGCATCGAgaaagaaaatgggaagagctTTCAGTTTTCTATGGAAAAGCAAGAGCTTCTCAGTTTACCAGTGTTGA